From Candidatus Aminicenantes bacterium, one genomic window encodes:
- a CDS encoding KamA family radical SAM protein produces the protein MPQKRNNPNPRWQELWDRSPQIYAMLNGSDQLETARKRMMVHLDQVRASILDSQEKYPDWDFLVRRDARRVLRAMFSVRNERITGNSPLKHLWKAGYEGDADVEDDFITEFTHLFRALQGGAGIYPGDLIRGLEETDFDNLHGREAARRRSDLLDGMGDRMDEIMARYPHGLLPEVEARREKSRKRVLEAFGGRDEDWGNTQWHYRNVIRNRDGLERMREVVEISPEQVDAIGTAIDNGIPFGVTPHYLHLMDRKAGKRDLAVRRQVFPPANYVDAVLSHMTDRDMAFDFMREHDTSPEAHVTRRYVKVAILKPYDTCPQICVYCQRNWEITSPFAENAEVSQQDLDCAVAWVESHPHILDLLITGGDPLIMSNAKLKSLLDRLAAIPHLKTIRIASRFPVTLPQRLDDSFADLLASYHEPGRRIIYFVTHIQHPYEICRETMDAVTRLRERGIAVYNQQVFTFSNSRRFESVALRVALRLIGVDPYYIFNMKGKSEMEDYAVPLARLLQERKEEARLLPGIYRTDEPVFNVPFLGKNHVRANQDHELISIMPEGRRVYAFHAWERNIRRTRSYVYRDVSIAAYLRNLEELGEPVSEYRTIWYYY, from the coding sequence ATGCCGCAAAAAAGAAACAATCCAAATCCAAGATGGCAGGAACTCTGGGATCGTTCCCCGCAAATATATGCCATGCTCAACGGCAGTGACCAGCTTGAAACCGCCCGCAAGCGTATGATGGTGCATCTGGACCAGGTGCGCGCATCCATTCTGGATTCCCAGGAAAAATATCCCGACTGGGACTTCCTGGTCCGCCGCGATGCCCGCAGGGTTCTAAGGGCTATGTTTTCGGTGCGAAATGAACGCATCACGGGAAATTCGCCGCTGAAGCACTTGTGGAAAGCGGGTTATGAGGGTGATGCCGACGTCGAAGATGACTTCATAACGGAATTCACGCATCTTTTCCGTGCCCTGCAGGGTGGGGCGGGAATCTATCCGGGTGATTTGATCCGCGGTTTGGAGGAGACCGATTTCGACAACCTCCATGGCCGTGAAGCCGCTCGCCGCCGTTCAGATTTACTCGATGGCATGGGAGACCGCATGGATGAAATCATGGCCCGTTATCCCCACGGACTCCTGCCGGAAGTGGAAGCCCGCCGGGAAAAGAGCCGCAAGCGTGTTCTCGAGGCTTTCGGGGGCCGTGATGAAGATTGGGGAAACACCCAATGGCATTACCGCAATGTGATTCGCAATCGCGATGGCCTGGAGCGCATGCGCGAAGTGGTGGAGATATCTCCTGAACAAGTTGATGCCATCGGCACGGCGATCGACAACGGCATTCCCTTTGGCGTAACCCCGCATTACCTGCACCTGATGGACCGAAAGGCCGGAAAACGTGATCTGGCGGTACGGCGGCAGGTTTTTCCTCCGGCCAATTACGTTGATGCCGTGTTATCGCACATGACCGACCGCGATATGGCCTTTGATTTCATGCGTGAGCACGACACCTCTCCCGAAGCTCATGTCACCCGTCGTTACGTGAAAGTGGCCATTCTGAAGCCCTACGACACCTGCCCGCAGATCTGCGTTTACTGTCAGCGCAATTGGGAAATCACCAGTCCGTTCGCGGAAAACGCCGAGGTCTCCCAGCAGGATCTGGACTGCGCCGTGGCGTGGGTGGAGTCCCATCCCCACATCCTGGACCTGTTGATCACCGGCGGAGATCCCCTGATCATGTCCAACGCCAAGTTGAAATCCCTGCTCGACCGCTTGGCCGCCATTCCTCATCTCAAAACCATCCGCATCGCCTCGCGTTTCCCCGTCACCCTGCCGCAACGGCTCGACGACTCATTCGCGGACCTGTTGGCTTCATACCACGAACCCGGACGCCGCATTATCTACTTCGTCACCCATATCCAGCATCCTTACGAGATCTGCCGCGAGACAATGGATGCAGTTACCCGTCTGCGGGAACGGGGGATCGCGGTTTACAACCAGCAGGTGTTTACCTTTTCCAACTCCCGTCGCTTCGAATCCGTGGCGTTGCGCGTGGCTTTGCGACTCATCGGGGTTGATCCCTACTACATATTCAACATGAAAGGCAAATCCGAGATGGAGGACTACGCCGTTCCCCTGGCCCGCCTGCTGCAGGAACGCAAAGAGGAAGCGCGCTTGCTTCCAGGCATCTATCGCACGGACGAACCGGTGTTCAACGTGCCGTTCCTGGGAAAGAACCACGTGCGGGCCAATCAGGATCACGAACTGATCTCAATCATGCCCGAAGGCCGCCGCGTGTACGCGTTTCATGCCTGGGAACGCAATATCCGCCGCACGCGTTCCTACGTTTATCGCGACGTGTCCATTGCCGCATACCTGCGCAACCTGGAAGAATTGGGCGAACCCGTGTCCGAGTACAGAACCATCTGGTATTACTATTAA
- a CDS encoding oligopeptide transporter, OPT family: MSSDFKPYVSADQNLKEFTLRALLIGLVLAVVLGAANAYLGLKAGMTIAATYPAAVLGMALLRLFRDSNILEENLTRTVGSIGESVAAGAIFTLPAFLIAGVWSDDFFGSFAGYWKSTVIMLVGGIAGILFVTLLRRVMVEDPELPFPESLAASEIHKAGRSGATGAKYLFYAMGIGGAIEFFKNFAILKGLWQQFVEFSAKMIPATGLNNYGLSFKGVNTGGGFLLKSPSLSPAFMGVGYIIGPKLAALNFAGGLLAWGLFVPILLLVLAPQFAPFIGSKIMLGGNEIVLTWDFIADSIIFPSIVKPIAIGGMLMSAAYTLWNMRKSLATGIGRSIDDVRKAATAGETTKRTDKDINIKFVFMGLLAISVVTFVVYWWFMSFTQENLVPALVAALVMMIAGFFFAAVSGYLVGLIGSSNNPISGLTISTLVVAAILMVLLGAKGTSGVIVVLAVAGVICVSAAVAGEMLQDLKVGHLLGGTPWKMQVGDFIGVIISALVMWIPLFILNAGDLKTAALEGYKGGFGGAVLAAPQAGLMAQLSKGIVGGEMVWPLIIVGIVMAIGFILVKVKSPMLVCVGMYLSFGTVAAIFVGGIFRWVVDMLIARRKLNENQKSRVDNRGVLLAAGLIAGEALMGLLFAFFAFMEWQVPKLWRESPFFLSVIVMVALGYLLVKLPLNNAGDPDEPAAPSVS, encoded by the coding sequence ATGAGCAGTGATTTCAAACCCTATGTTTCCGCAGATCAGAACCTGAAAGAATTCACCCTGCGGGCGTTGTTGATCGGCCTCGTGCTGGCTGTTGTCCTGGGCGCGGCCAATGCCTATCTCGGGTTGAAGGCCGGTATGACCATTGCCGCGACCTACCCCGCGGCGGTGCTGGGTATGGCCCTGCTGCGCCTTTTCCGCGACAGCAACATACTGGAAGAAAACCTGACCCGAACCGTGGGTTCGATTGGTGAATCCGTGGCCGCGGGCGCGATCTTTACCCTGCCCGCCTTCCTGATCGCCGGCGTGTGGTCGGATGATTTCTTCGGCAGCTTTGCCGGATACTGGAAATCAACGGTGATCATGCTGGTGGGCGGTATCGCCGGTATCCTGTTTGTCACCTTGTTGCGGCGTGTCATGGTGGAAGACCCCGAACTACCCTTCCCCGAATCCCTGGCCGCCAGCGAGATTCACAAGGCCGGCCGCAGCGGTGCCACCGGCGCCAAGTACCTGTTCTATGCCATGGGCATCGGCGGGGCCATCGAGTTTTTCAAAAACTTCGCCATTCTCAAGGGATTGTGGCAGCAGTTTGTTGAGTTCTCGGCCAAGATGATTCCCGCCACCGGATTGAACAATTACGGCCTCTCTTTCAAGGGGGTGAATACCGGCGGCGGCTTCCTTTTGAAATCCCCCTCCCTGAGCCCGGCTTTCATGGGCGTCGGTTACATTATCGGGCCGAAGCTGGCGGCGCTGAACTTTGCCGGCGGATTGTTGGCCTGGGGCTTGTTCGTACCCATCCTGCTGCTGGTGCTGGCGCCGCAATTCGCGCCCTTTATCGGCAGCAAGATCATGCTGGGGGGTAATGAAATCGTCCTGACCTGGGACTTTATCGCCGACAGCATCATCTTCCCCTCCATCGTCAAGCCCATTGCCATCGGCGGCATGCTCATGAGCGCGGCCTACACGTTGTGGAATATGCGCAAGAGCCTGGCGACAGGCATCGGCCGTTCCATCGATGACGTGCGCAAGGCGGCTACCGCCGGTGAAACCACCAAGCGCACGGACAAGGACATCAACATCAAGTTCGTATTTATGGGACTGTTGGCCATATCGGTGGTCACCTTCGTGGTGTACTGGTGGTTCATGTCGTTTACCCAGGAGAACCTGGTTCCCGCGCTGGTGGCGGCGCTGGTGATGATGATCGCCGGGTTCTTTTTTGCCGCCGTATCCGGGTACCTGGTTGGCCTGATCGGCTCTTCCAACAACCCGATCTCGGGATTGACCATCTCCACCCTGGTGGTGGCCGCCATCCTGATGGTGCTGCTCGGCGCCAAAGGCACCAGCGGTGTCATCGTCGTGCTGGCCGTGGCCGGAGTCATATGCGTTTCCGCCGCTGTGGCGGGAGAAATGCTCCAGGACCTGAAAGTGGGACACCTGCTCGGTGGCACTCCCTGGAAAATGCAGGTCGGTGACTTTATCGGCGTGATTATCTCGGCGCTGGTGATGTGGATTCCCTTGTTTATCCTCAATGCCGGTGACCTGAAAACCGCGGCCCTGGAAGGGTACAAAGGCGGTTTCGGCGGAGCCGTACTGGCCGCCCCCCAGGCGGGCCTCATGGCGCAGTTGTCCAAGGGTATCGTGGGCGGTGAGATGGTTTGGCCGCTGATTATCGTGGGCATCGTCATGGCCATCGGTTTCATCCTGGTCAAGGTCAAGAGCCCCATGCTGGTGTGCGTGGGCATGTACCTTTCTTTCGGCACAGTCGCCGCCATTTTCGTGGGTGGAATCTTCCGCTGGGTGGTGGACATGCTGATCGCCCGGCGCAAACTGAACGAGAACCAGAAATCCCGGGTGGACAACCGCGGCGTGTTGCTGGCGGCCGGCCTGATTGCCGGGGAAGCGTTGATGGGATTGTTGTTTGCTTTCTTTGCCTTCATGGAATGGCAGGTGCCCAAGTTGTGGCGCGAGTCACCCTTCTTTTTGAGCGTGATCGTGATGGTGGCTTTAGGATACCTGCTGGTGAAACTGCCGCTCAACAACGCGGGTGATCCCGACGAACCGGCCGCCCCAAGCGTTTCCTGA
- a CDS encoding PDZ domain-containing protein, whose translation MRRLILILLLVLCSFWNLAAAFPENASESSEKLKRILDNVSNAIVKVVAEAGKVYVGTGIALEPDMVLTSALLVRNPAARLVVVRTDGSRFPARLKGRDPKTSMALLQLESSVLTPIPRAKGVEVGDWIALVGAFYDRFPAVQQGVVSSVSHDAVILNVAAVPGSSGGAVLNADGRLVAVMRGRFGYATTPDIRLESESGDMTFLGRKVHSSDLSYAIPVVRLGELADKLKRFGHVPRAWAGLRLTAGGKDRALRITGVQPGSPAERAGMLIRDHILAINGREVVTVGDVMRTLRGLAPGDTLRLDVERDNLRKGILLTLEEDPRKRTEIAASAAEMEHDGFDDFSDTLPVFRRFLLRAGKDGSLLPGDFRKRMREMAVSVHHRSLEPFRRRLRRLVWQADLMENHMETIQSVNLERMQAELKELEQQTQKSLKARQRQLEEDRRNLTADLQRVRKRIEALKKDSKK comes from the coding sequence ATGAGACGGCTGATTTTAATTCTTTTGCTGGTCTTGTGCAGTTTCTGGAATCTGGCGGCGGCGTTTCCCGAGAATGCCTCCGAATCTTCAGAGAAACTCAAGCGCATATTGGACAATGTATCCAATGCGATTGTTAAGGTAGTCGCCGAAGCGGGGAAAGTCTACGTGGGAACGGGGATCGCGTTGGAACCGGACATGGTGCTGACAAGTGCCTTACTGGTTCGCAATCCAGCCGCCCGCCTGGTTGTGGTGCGCACGGATGGCAGCCGTTTCCCCGCCCGCCTCAAAGGCCGGGACCCGAAAACCTCAATGGCCCTGCTGCAACTGGAATCATCCGTGTTGACTCCCATACCCAGGGCGAAAGGTGTGGAGGTTGGTGATTGGATCGCCCTGGTCGGCGCTTTTTACGACCGTTTCCCCGCAGTGCAACAGGGAGTGGTCAGCAGTGTTTCCCATGATGCCGTCATTCTTAACGTCGCGGCTGTTCCCGGATCTTCCGGTGGGGCGGTGTTGAACGCCGACGGCCGATTGGTGGCGGTGATGCGCGGCCGATTCGGATACGCCACGACACCGGATATCCGTTTGGAAAGTGAATCCGGGGACATGACTTTTCTGGGGCGCAAGGTTCACAGCAGCGATCTCAGTTACGCGATCCCCGTCGTCCGCTTAGGTGAATTGGCGGACAAATTGAAACGATTTGGTCACGTACCGCGGGCATGGGCGGGGTTGCGCCTGACTGCCGGCGGGAAAGACCGCGCTCTGCGGATCACCGGTGTGCAACCCGGATCTCCGGCGGAACGTGCGGGGATGCTGATTCGCGATCATATCCTGGCCATCAACGGTCGTGAAGTGGTCACGGTGGGTGACGTGATGCGTACCCTGCGGGGTCTTGCCCCTGGAGATACGCTTCGCCTCGACGTTGAACGGGACAATTTGCGCAAAGGCATCCTGCTCACCCTGGAGGAAGACCCCCGAAAACGAACTGAGATCGCTGCTTCCGCGGCAGAAATGGAACATGATGGGTTTGATGATTTCAGCGACACCCTGCCCGTTTTCCGGCGTTTCCTGTTGCGAGCCGGCAAGGATGGATCGCTTTTGCCCGGGGACTTCCGTAAACGCATGCGCGAGATGGCGGTTTCCGTCCATCACCGCAGCCTTGAACCGTTCCGGCGCCGGCTGCGACGCCTGGTCTGGCAGGCGGATTTGATGGAAAACCATATGGAAACAATCCAATCCGTTAACCTGGAGCGCATGCAGGCCGAG
- a CDS encoding sodium ion-translocating decarboxylase subunit beta, with amino-acid sequence MLLIGLVFIYLGVAKDYEPLLLVPIGFGILIGNIPLPLQLFNSISVYMIDPHTHQYVFNTTTNSVMGLIYFGVRSGLFPPLIFLGIGAMTDFSALLSNPRAVLLGAAAQAGIFITFIGALKLGFSPANAAAIGIIGGADGPTAIFLSSKLAPSLIGPIAIAAYSYMAMVPIIQPPIMKLLTSKKERLIRMQPGRKVKKSEKILFPVVGVIVTTLVAPGAIPLLGMLFFGNLLKESGVTTRLAKTASNSLIDIATILLGLAVGASTSAEVFLNNKSILIFGLGVISFGVATACGLLFAKLMNLVSKRKINPLIGAAGVSAVPDSARVVHNVGREEDPNNYLLQHAMGPNVAGVIGSAIAAGVFLGIF; translated from the coding sequence ATGCTGTTGATCGGCCTGGTTTTTATCTACCTGGGCGTGGCCAAGGATTATGAGCCCCTGCTGCTGGTTCCCATCGGTTTCGGCATCCTCATCGGCAACATCCCCCTGCCCCTGCAGTTGTTCAACAGCATTTCCGTGTACATGATCGACCCCCATACCCACCAATACGTATTCAACACCACTACCAACAGCGTGATGGGATTGATCTATTTCGGCGTGCGCTCCGGTCTGTTTCCGCCCCTGATTTTTCTGGGAATCGGCGCCATGACCGATTTTTCCGCCCTGCTTTCCAATCCCCGTGCCGTATTGTTGGGGGCCGCGGCGCAGGCGGGCATTTTTATCACCTTTATCGGCGCCCTGAAGCTCGGCTTCTCGCCGGCCAACGCCGCCGCCATCGGTATCATCGGCGGGGCCGATGGACCAACGGCCATCTTCCTTTCATCCAAACTGGCGCCTTCCCTGATCGGGCCCATCGCCATCGCCGCCTACTCCTACATGGCTATGGTACCCATTATCCAGCCCCCCATCATGAAGCTGCTGACCTCAAAAAAGGAGCGCTTGATCCGCATGCAACCCGGGCGCAAGGTCAAAAAGAGCGAGAAGATCCTTTTCCCCGTGGTGGGAGTGATCGTTACCACCCTGGTGGCCCCTGGCGCCATTCCCCTGCTGGGCATGCTCTTTTTCGGCAACCTGCTCAAGGAGTCCGGCGTAACCACACGCCTGGCCAAAACCGCATCCAATTCGCTGATCGATATCGCCACCATCCTGCTGGGTTTGGCGGTGGGGGCATCCACCAGCGCCGAGGTGTTTTTAAACAACAAGTCCATCCTCATCTTTGGGCTGGGGGTGATCTCATTCGGCGTGGCCACCGCCTGCGGCCTGCTTTTTGCCAAGCTCATGAACCTGGTGTCCAAGCGCAAGATCAATCCCCTGATCGGCGCCGCCGGGGTATCCGCCGTACCCGACTCGGCGCGGGTGGTTCACAACGTCGGGCGCGAAGAAGACCCCAACAACTACCTGTTGCAACATGCCATGGGGCCGAATGTGGCCGGAGTGATCGGCTCCGCCATTGCCGCGGGCGTTTTCCTGGGAATATTCTGA
- a CDS encoding PqqD family protein, with product MRAPRKPSGINPDWIPQRTLDWKENQEGRVFLLKEKFRNCFMKWLVQKAGKNQFFRIHLDRFGTMAWKLADGKRSIKEIAEVMQTEFGEELLNASERVNMFFVQLAGSRFVAFTRPDEKGNVG from the coding sequence ATGCGAGCACCACGGAAACCGTCCGGTATCAATCCCGATTGGATTCCGCAACGGACACTGGACTGGAAGGAAAACCAAGAGGGGCGTGTATTTCTGCTCAAAGAAAAGTTCCGCAATTGCTTTATGAAATGGCTGGTGCAGAAAGCCGGAAAGAACCAGTTTTTCCGAATTCACCTGGACCGGTTCGGTACAATGGCCTGGAAGCTGGCGGACGGCAAGCGTAGTATCAAAGAGATCGCCGAAGTCATGCAGACGGAGTTCGGGGAAGAACTCCTGAATGCCTCCGAACGCGTAAACATGTTTTTTGTGCAACTGGCGGGCAGCCGTTTCGTGGCTTTTACACGTCCCGATGAGAAGGGCAATGTCGGATAA
- a CDS encoding biotin/lipoyl-binding protein, with translation MRKYKLAISGRDFEAEILEITTETARVVVNGQEYTVELRELGRKPMTMTPAPAAVSQPREIRKPERGEVPSAPRSGGDSQSVQAPLPGLIVDIMVKENDAVKAGQNLLLMEAMKMENQIPAPYDGTVKRIHVKTGDSVSEGDVLIEISRPPMTTL, from the coding sequence ATGCGCAAATACAAACTGGCCATAAGCGGCAGGGATTTCGAGGCGGAGATCCTGGAAATCACCACCGAAACGGCCCGGGTGGTGGTCAATGGACAAGAGTACACGGTTGAGCTGAGGGAATTGGGCCGCAAGCCCATGACCATGACACCAGCCCCGGCAGCTGTGTCTCAGCCGCGGGAGATCCGCAAGCCCGAGCGGGGCGAGGTGCCGTCCGCCCCGAGAAGCGGCGGCGATTCCCAGTCCGTCCAGGCCCCGTTGCCGGGATTGATCGTCGACATCATGGTCAAAGAAAACGATGCCGTTAAAGCGGGGCAGAACCTGTTGCTCATGGAAGCCATGAAAATGGAAAACCAGATCCCGGCCCCCTATGACGGCACGGTGAAACGCATCCATGTCAAGACGGGCGACAGTGTTTCCGAAGGCGATGTGCTGATTGAGATCAGCCGCCCGCCAATGACCACCCTGTGA
- the ftcD gene encoding glutamate formimidoyltransferase: MSRIVAAIPNVCEGRDEAFISRLTEKLKGVDGIILLDVSMDQTRNRTVLALTGSRTALFEAGMLLYEESLKQIDMRRHEGEYPRIGAVDVFPFVPLKDVSIQDTVEMAEEFAARVAETFRIPVYLYGEAARVPNRRLVENIRDIEYEGLEARLKDPAWKPDFGPDEFKPDSGATIIGARYPLVSFKIFLDTRDPGVAESIVRSVAFTHGGLRHVRANAGRTREEQKMQLTVSIANYRETPMYKVLELVRLEARRFGAGVLSVEMIGLIPERALLESAMYYMNINGFSLDRVVEKNIMAHLNEKVYFMD; encoded by the coding sequence ATGAGTCGAATCGTAGCCGCCATACCCAATGTGTGTGAAGGCCGGGACGAAGCTTTTATTTCGCGGTTAACGGAAAAGTTGAAGGGCGTGGATGGAATCATCCTGCTGGATGTGTCCATGGACCAGACCCGCAACCGCACGGTACTGGCCCTGACCGGATCACGGACCGCCCTGTTTGAAGCCGGTATGTTGCTGTACGAGGAGTCGCTCAAACAAATCGATATGCGGCGGCACGAAGGCGAGTACCCCCGAATCGGGGCCGTGGACGTGTTCCCCTTTGTTCCCCTGAAAGACGTTTCCATCCAGGATACTGTGGAAATGGCGGAGGAATTCGCCGCTCGGGTTGCCGAAACGTTTCGCATTCCCGTCTATCTTTACGGTGAAGCCGCCCGTGTTCCCAACCGCCGGCTGGTGGAAAACATCCGAGATATCGAGTATGAAGGCCTGGAAGCGCGCCTCAAAGATCCCGCCTGGAAGCCCGATTTCGGGCCTGACGAATTCAAGCCGGATTCAGGCGCCACCATTATCGGCGCCCGCTATCCCCTGGTCAGCTTTAAGATCTTTCTCGATACCCGCGACCCGGGCGTGGCGGAATCCATTGTCCGCTCCGTTGCCTTCACCCACGGCGGTTTGCGCCACGTGCGCGCCAATGCGGGGCGCACCCGGGAAGAGCAGAAAATGCAGTTGACCGTTTCCATTGCCAATTACCGCGAAACCCCGATGTACAAGGTGCTGGAACTGGTTCGCCTGGAAGCGCGGCGTTTCGGGGCGGGCGTGTTGTCGGTCGAGATGATCGGATTGATCCCGGAGCGGGCGCTGCTGGAATCGGCCATGTATTACATGAACATCAATGGATTTTCCCTGGATCGCGTGGTGGAAAAGAACATCATGGCGCACCTGAATGAAAAGGTATATTTCATGGACTGA